The following coding sequences lie in one Peribacillus frigoritolerans genomic window:
- a CDS encoding Asp23/Gls24 family envelope stress response protein, translating to MEGQLLEMNDYNSGLGKVEIAPEVIEVIAGIAASEVEGVAHMRGNFATGVVEKLGKKNHGKGVKVDLTGESIKVELYCVMKFGVSIPKVAQEVQDNIREALLNMTAIDAGEVNIHVVGIAFENAKQEADYEQEV from the coding sequence ATGGAAGGCCAATTACTCGAAATGAATGATTATAATAGTGGGCTGGGCAAAGTGGAGATCGCACCTGAGGTAATAGAGGTGATTGCGGGTATCGCTGCATCGGAAGTTGAAGGTGTTGCACATATGCGCGGGAATTTCGCCACGGGTGTTGTTGAAAAGCTTGGGAAAAAGAACCACGGTAAAGGTGTTAAAGTGGACTTAACGGGAGAATCCATCAAAGTCGAACTTTATTGTGTCATGAAGTTTGGTGTTTCAATTCCGAAAGTTGCTCAGGAAGTGCAAGATAACATTCGTGAAGCTTTGTTGAATATGACCGCTATCGACGCGGGCGAAGTCAACATTCATGTAGTGGGCATTGCGTTTGAAAACGCTAAACAAGAAGCGGATTACGAACAAGAAGTGTAA
- the nusB gene encoding transcription antitermination factor NusB, with amino-acid sequence MKRREAREKSLQALYQIDIANSNAEEAMESVLDGAPTDEYFKKLVMGITENREQIDGMIRDNLENWTLERLANIDRNLLRIAVYEMIHSEDVPVSVAMNEAIEIAKKFGDDQSSSFVNAVLSKVKVKSGS; translated from the coding sequence ATGAAAAGAAGAGAAGCCCGTGAAAAATCCCTTCAAGCACTATATCAAATAGATATTGCCAACTCGAATGCAGAAGAAGCAATGGAAAGCGTACTGGATGGTGCTCCTACTGATGAATACTTCAAGAAATTAGTAATGGGGATAACGGAAAATCGTGAACAAATTGATGGAATGATCAGGGACAATTTAGAGAATTGGACGTTGGAAAGACTGGCGAACATTGATCGGAATTTACTGCGGATCGCGGTTTATGAAATGATTCACAGTGAAGATGTTCCTGTAAGTGTTGCAATGAATGAAGCTATTGAAATTGCTAAGAAATTCGGTGATGATCAATCGAGCAGCTTTGTAAATGCCGTTTTATCCAAAGTGAAGGTGAAAAGCGGCAGCTAA